In Rhipicephalus sanguineus isolate Rsan-2018 chromosome 1, BIME_Rsan_1.4, whole genome shotgun sequence, the DNA window cttgtcagttgatcgacggacgacgccctgttcgccgctatcattgtacagcgtgtattgctgtagttctggttctcattttcccggccacaagttcggccaaataaacagtttcattctgcaaacgccgactgctttcttcgtcgacgtcacgaccacgtgacaatatatatatatatatatatatatatatatatatatatatatatatatatatatatatatatatatatatataatatatatatatatatatatatatatatatatatgcattgttGGCAcagtaattttttaaaaataacattGCGAAACAAGAGAAAACACACAGATTGAGGCAAGACAGCGCGTGCATTACTAGAGCGAATGCGAAGCACACTGTTAAATATAAATACAGAAGCAGGTTTGGGCTCGCCTAAATACCTAAATTTTCTGGGCTTAAACAGGGAAGTCGCCACCATATATTCGGCGCTCGCACAATAAGCGAGCAATGGTCATGACCATCGTAGTTGCCGTCACTATAAAATGATCGTCCTTGTGACATTGACGTCGTCACACAGGCTCCTGTTACAGAGCTGCTCGCCTTGTGCGCTCACTTTGTCTTAGTCGCCATAGAAACTTAGGGCTAATGCCTCATTCACACGGCCGTCAAACACTCCGTCGCGTGACCGTCACGATACCGCTTTTTTCGTCAGGGGAGAGGATTTCCTAGTCCTCACAAACGAGTTGACAACGACGTTTCCGTCGCTGGCACGGTGATGGAACCCCACCCCTAGAGATTGGACCAACCAGGTGCTATCTTCCCATTTGCTCATACGGCAGCTTCGTCGTTGAAGTTCCTAGTCGTCGTCAATGGGGAACTTcggaaattattttcttccttaaaacaaaaaatgtaatgataaaacttgccatgtaAGAAAAACTGttcatttgctttcgattgaggtatataAAGTTGATTTTTCATTGAAGCACCACACGGTGAAAATTTCATCTCAGTGTGGATTAAAATGATTATTTTCTCAAATTCGCCATTTTTCTCGCAAAATTTAGAAACCTCAGTGGTCTGAAAATGTTTTTATTGCAatatataccttctgtagagtaagtattcactactcagatattcatacatagcgcaataatataaggaaaaaaatacaaacataGAACATTTAGGCAGAATTTCTGGAGGTGAATACGGCAGAAAAATTGCGgcaatattattgagcttccaacaccttacacaaacgctTCTGCTTAATATCTAAACCAAATTAGGTATTGAATCAAGAAACGATACTTTCAGAATCATTTTTCTGCCAAACTACACTcggacgacattctgcgaaattcggaaggctcccacgtgaccaaaatatttttttctctctgaagtATTCTAGAAATTCACTGCTTTTAATGTACCCAACGAGTAAAATTTTTTTCGACTATATTTGAGATGGTCGCctaaatggctgggacgtttggcgtggaacgACGCTATAAATTGCGCGTCTATTACGCCGGATGTGCATGATGTGTTTGGATTAGAACGCATCACCGCTGCGAGTTAGTGAAAGTACCCGTAAGACATTCAAAGCGGGCGTAACAGTGAGAACGCCCTGTACGACACTTACGGAGACGGTGTAGGAACCTGAGGAATTGCGTATGGAGGTCCGACTGCAACAGGAGGTCCGACAATAACTGGTGGTCCAATCACAATTGGCGGCTGGTATACAGGCGGCTGGTACACAGGCGGCTGGTACGCAGGCGGCTGGAACGCAGGCGGCTGGTACGGAGGAGGAGAAGGCTTTGGTGCTCCTGGGGTTGGCGGGGTGTACGCCGGAGGTGGCCGTCTTGTCGGAGGCCCAGCAGGTGGCCTGAAATTGATCGCAGCCGCCGTGACATATTAGACGGACTCAGCTGCGTAGCAACGTGAGGGGAGTGGTGGTGCTGATAGTGCTGAAAAATACTGTTTTATGCCCTGTGCCACATTTTCCAGACGGGCAGCTCGTTAGATTCCGCTTTCACATTCAACCAGAAGTGATGTTTATGCTTTGCAGATCAGTTTCTTGTTCCATGCCATGACGCACAGGAAGAAACAAAAGTGTCCCCTTATGTGATAGCCGAAAAGGCCGGTTAGGCAATGATGCTGATGAAATGCCAATGGATGGACACACAGTCTGCCAACAGGTTGGAAGAGACTTTTCGATAGGGAGATCCGTCTTTGTCGAAGGTGCCTTCAACCTTGGCTTGTAAGTTTCAAGCAGGTTAGTCGTTTAGGTCATGTCCGGGACATGACATCAAAAACTAACCCGCATGAAACTAAAACGCTGCTAAGGAAGGCAGTGGATGCCTTAACAAAGGCGAGCGCACTTGTCGGAGTCCAGCCCGTTCAACGGTTTGTCATCACctgaagcttccatcttcccccgtCTAGCGTGAGAGACCTCGCTTCCAAGCGGAGAAAGCTTACTGTCGCATAGGCAAATTTCAATCGACCAAAATCGGAATTGGATCAGGCGCTGCTAAACACAATTCAGCACGATTTCGCTAGATCCGCAAAGAGCCTATACCAAATCGCACATTGTGGCATCGAAGGCACCCCATCAAAACTTTCATCTGAATTGTCGAGATGAGCAAGTGCAACCAGTTAAATCCGGATTTTCCAGCAGCCAACATACTCTATCGCGTCTAAAAAAAAGTTTTACCGGGACAGCCGCACAGGAAGGAAGAAAATGACACATGGCTGCTGAAGCCATGTGGATGTCGTTGCACGGAAGAGGAACCGCTCGTATCGATGTTAGTTGGCACCAGTCCCATCCTTTCTTGTCCTGTTCtgttgtgcctccaaatttttgtcgaCTGCAGCCACGCGCAAACAAACAGCACTCGCCGGGCATGTCGTTGGTGCGACGTCCGGCGCTCTGTTTTACTACAATGCATCTCGCCGATTCGCCTGGAGAGAAAAAGGCGCTGCTATTTCCGGAAAGTTCTTTCACACTGTTCTCTGCAACCCTGTTTTTATCTAAGATGGTTTGACGTTTTTGATTGTTTCTGTTATTCCTGTGTCCACCCACTGAAATGTTGTGTGGCAACTCCTCCATGTAGGTCAGTTTCTGCAGTTGTTTGTGCGCTTAGCTGTTCTTCCCGGCACACCAACAATTCCCGACTGACTCCAGCTACCATGTATCGGCGTACCTTATCGCACCTGCGTTACACATGGGTGACCACATAGCAGATACTTCCGTCCCCACGCACATGTTGCCAGGTACCGAGCTTGGTGAGTTGGACGCCTACGGATGGATTCAATAAATCCTGATGTTTGGCGGGCGAAAATCGCAATAGGATTATGATTAACGGTATGATTACGTTTCTTTGTACTAATTTTGAGCCCCTTGGGTTGTTCACATTAGTGTAAGGCGTTTATGCATTCTGCCGTCATCTAAGTGATACGCATGCGTCGTGTCCTTGCATGCCGTGGTTGGGAAGGAGAGTTCCAAAGAAACCTGAGTTGGGTGGAATAAATGTAGATGGTATAACTCACGGCGGCCTGAATGGTGGCGGTGGAGGCCTTGGAGGTGGTGGCCTGTTGAGAGGGAGAGATTTGATGGTTCGAAACATATAGGATTCATAACATTTAGCGCAAAAGCACAAAAATACAACAGGACAAGGCGTGTGAGCCTTCTCCAGAGTGACTGTAACATGCACCCTGCTCTAGCGACAATTTGGACACGTTACGTCAAACATTTAACGAAGTTAGCTTTTTCGAGAAGAACGACGTTGGGTGCTATGAGCTGTCAACGTCTATGCATGTTGCAAGTGATCCGCAGTGGTTGCAGAACGAGCCAGTCAGTTTGTGTTACTGTCACCACTCGTACCCACGGACTTCATCGCGCTTCATCCCGCTGTTAACGTTTTAGCAAAAAGGTGAGAATTTACTCAACGTGCTGACTCACTTTTGTTGGCACTGTTCATCAGGCGCAAAGAGAAGCGGAATTTCTGTTTGCGTTATGAAAGCTGCTGTGATCGGGGTCATCGAGAGAGATGTGTTCGTGTACGTAGATTCCGTGCACGAAGGCACCACGCTCGGTAATTTAGTTCGTACGCGGTTGTTTACTGCAAAATATGAGGCCGAAAAAAATGGCAACATTCTTAGAGCGGTTATATGTATTACTACTGTTATCAGTGGGTAAAACTGACTTTCTACTCCCTCGCCCTCAGTGGACTGTAGGGAGAGTACGGCTTGAGGCGACGCTAGCGATACACCTCTCGCCATCGCTATGTGACAGATCGTAGCAACCACAAAAAGCTTTGCGTACTATGCAGCACGTATGTTTGTGCAACTTCTGATAGGCAACAAAGGAATGGACGTTTTACTATTCTTCTTGCTAAAAAATTTTGATGATTTGGTGTTGTGTCGTTCAATTGTAGTTCCCCTTACAACAGCCCTAGCGGTATCCAAGTTGGACTGGGCTTCACGTGTCTTAAAGCATCACTTGTCTGACCTTGCGTGAGTGGTGGCCTTTGCAGATACCTTGACGTGCACTACCGTAATTGCTTCGAGCTTATTCGCAAAATGTCGCAGGTTCGCCATGAAGTAGAAGCATTGATTACGATAGCGGTGTGGTGGATAACAAATCAAGGTTCAGAGTTTTAGCGACCACATATCTTGCAGTAAACATTCTGTTAATAAATTAAAAAATACGGAATCGCATACACAAAGCGTAGTTGCTCACAATAATCTTAAAGGGAAATCTAGCGATGAGACGCTGTTGTATGCATGGTAATGCTGCATGGGATGTGTCGGATTTGGATCGGCATTTTTCACGAAGAGCGCGGACACCTCGAACACTCGTCTGCACTGGTAGCTCCGTTTCGGGCCAAGCCTCGCTCGACGCCAGCCAACTCAACCCTCGAGAAACCCACATTGGTGCCAGATTTCGATGCAAGTTAAAACCTTTATGGCACAAAGGCTAACATGCCATTGAATAACCACTCGCTGCCTCAACCCTGCTGTAAAGAAGAGCGCAGGGAAAGGTCAGCAAGCGCTTCGCGTTGTCTGCTTCGACAAGCCTCATGAGAGCACGAGCTGTAACCAAGAGCGCACGGGAGGACCGTGCACTGAAATCCATCAGCGAGACCCTTATGCACTATAGTTATGAGGTTATGATAAGAAGCTTAGTTCTGGAAAaggtgttcgtgcgtgtgttttggCAGTGATTAGATTGTGGTATGTAAGAGCACTCACGGCGGCCTGGCTGGTGGTCCTGCAGGTGGCGGGTAAGAAGGCGGCGGGCGTGTCGGCGGGCTCCTGCATTTTTGAGAAAGGACACCTTATCACTGCTTTGTCTACAGGCACCGCTGACATACACCATATCATATATGAAGTAGCAGATGCAAAGAAGTGTACGGGTAGGGGGCATGATGATGTACGCATATTGTAATACAACGTCAAGTAGGAGAGGCAACAGTGTCTCTTGGAAACGGCCCTCTATGGCTTGCCGTAAGGTTATGTGTTCCGACTCTTTGCACTAATGCAAGTGTGGTATCCTTGAATTTTCGTCCATTTCATCTTTCCAAGGCCCAGGTGGCAGAACCTTGCGCGCTGGCGCAGTTTGGTTGCGCGTGACTAGTACAAAATATGTGCTGCCTGCACAAACTGATCAGTACATTGCAGAAATATGGTACTTGGGCCACATTGGGTCGCGATATTTGTATGTATACGTCCATGTGCGCGGCTTCACGTTATCGTGGAAGGGGCCGACGATGTGGGTATGTGCGTCGCAACGCCTCTACCACCCGGTAGAGATGCTTCACGAAGAAGAAAACTGCAGCAATTCAGTAGAAACGTTTCCTTAGGTGCAGCACCTCTCATAGCAGCGACAACTGATTGCATAAATAGGTGTTTGCCATGCCTCACGACTCGTCGTCGTTAATGAAGAACTGCAGCAGCTTGTCTGTCAACACTGACGTGCTAACGCAGCGCGTAAAACACGAATTCGGAAGTGACGTAAGACTTggagacaggggggggggtgaagtacACAAAAGCAGTCGCTGTGCATTGCCGTCAAGTCAACCTCAGAAGGCGCGCGACCGCACTCGAGCTTTGCATTTAGGTGACTTAACGTGCCCAACGCGCCCACACGTGCGTACCCCTGTTCACACTTTTTGAACAACGAGCAGTGCAACTGTTGGAACCGCTGTTGTTAAACAAACCACCTAAACAGGGGCTCTGCGCAGTCCACGTCAGAATCCCACTGCGCTGTAGATCCCGCATTGGAGTATTGTGATCTCAGGCGAAACGTTTTATTCCAGAATTTTTGTTTAGCGTAGAAATGCGTTCAGCAACTCATAGAAAACAAATAGCATAGATGATTTATTGCAATATCTTGTCCCCATCGGAATATACTGCCAGTGCATGCATGCTTGATCAAGGTCAGGGAGCTATTTAGAGAGTCGCGAAAATTGTGTTTCACAAACGACGCAATAAATGCACCCTGCATTGCGTCCAGGAAGCGTTCAGTCAACAGGCCATGTGCCTACATGATGCAGGTTATCCCAGTCAAGTTCTAGTATCAGTTACACAAGGAATGCTGTGTAGAAAACAAGGGCCACACAGGAAGGCAGtaaccgtgagaaaaaaagagacGAGAAGTAATACTCCATGGATTGTCTGACAGCGTAAAAAAGGTTATTTTGCACGCCGTGGTAACATGAATGTGTTTTTTTCAGGACCAAATAAGCTAATTtgcctttcaaaaaaaaaaaaaaaacaagataaaaaTAGTGGCGACCAGTGAGACAGAGGTACTCGAATTATAAACCGAAAGTACGGATATTGTCACATAAGATAATTAAGAATTCCGGAGAACTAACGTGCAATTACCAAGACATTACCAAgatgcagcacgcggcctggaattgacAATTAATTTCTCAAAACAAGCTAGAAATCGCTCTCTTTTCTCACGCccaatgatgccataaacccaaatgagcGCGCCATAAAGACAACGGGCTGCTCAAAACAATAATGACCACCGATCAAGAATAAATTTGTGCCTGTGTTTGTGTGCTTTTAGTCGCGATGACCACTCAAGACAATAAAATGTTTCTGTCCTACGCCTTAGGTGACCCGCCCTGGTCCGCCGTTTTTTTCACTAGAATGTCGCCTGCGCCTGTTTGTTCTCTCATCATTATTTCGTCTTCCGATTTCTGAAAGAACCGCCTATCATGGCCCCTTAAAGTTGTAGGGTTTCTTTGGTGTCCTCCAAGTTTAAGCCTCGCACTGGCAATGTGGGATGATTGTAAACTTTTTCGCTTTAGAGGTAAATAGCCCGTGAGGATAAGGGCCGTACGCGCCCATGCTTGCTCTTGTGGTCATCTTATTTTTGCACGAATAGGCTGCAAGGGAAAGAGACATACATATTATTGAACTGA includes these proteins:
- the LOC125757305 gene encoding uncharacterized protein LOC125757305; protein product: MEASGDDKPLNGLDSDKPPAGPPTRRPPPAYTPPTPGAPKPSPPPYQPPAFQPPAYQPPVYQPPVYQPPIVIGPPVIVGPPVAVGPPYAIPQVPTPSPAPPRPATRRPGPAYTPPPGAPPPPFPPAPPPPPYQPPVATPAP